A portion of the Gaiellales bacterium genome contains these proteins:
- a CDS encoding MoaD/ThiS family protein: MATVHLPATLPSMYTDLPRTVDVDASTVDEAISRLETRWPGLRDRLCESGPALRPHINVYVDRERAALDTPIGDTTRVDVIAAISGG; the protein is encoded by the coding sequence ATGGCCACGGTGCACCTGCCCGCGACCCTGCCCTCCATGTACACCGACCTGCCCCGCACGGTGGACGTCGACGCGTCCACCGTGGACGAGGCGATCAGTCGCCTCGAGACGCGCTGGCCGGGCCTCCGAGACCGCCTGTGCGAGTCGGGCCCGGCGCTGCGGCCGCACATCAACGTGTACGTCGACCGCGAGCGGGCCGCCCTCGACACGCCGATCGGCGACACGACCCGGGTCGACGTGATCGCCGCGATCAGCGGAGGCTGA
- a CDS encoding ATP-binding protein has translation MQSRGGILGPVGVFALSGLAVLVLVAVAGALALRNLAHEEAIRDARTLTTLTGRGIVEPALTTGVVRGDRAAIGRLDHTIRTRVKTSAVARIKIWNAEGKILYSDEPRLIGRTFPLGEDERRALRSETTATDATSLNSPENAYDRKLGSLTSVYLGLRAQDGTPVLYEEYLRSSAIAGDSRGVARLFAPVGIVALLVLALLQLPLAWRMARRIRSAQRDRELFLQRAVDASSTERRAIAAGLHDGVVQELAGHSFRMAAALEGHRPEAELREALDDAASGTRNAIRQLRSLLLEIYPPALEEQGLAAALPDLAAPLTARGVDVSVDIDPGLRLPTGVEQLVFRTAQEALRNAGSHAAAGHVGVEVHSADGHVTLRVRDDGRGFDPAHLAALRGEGHFGLSMLSELSDSAGGELRVTSEPGRGTLVELEVPVR, from the coding sequence ATGCAATCGCGCGGCGGCATCCTCGGTCCTGTCGGCGTCTTCGCCCTCTCGGGCCTGGCCGTGCTCGTGCTCGTCGCCGTCGCCGGTGCGCTGGCGCTGCGCAACCTCGCGCACGAGGAGGCGATCCGCGACGCGCGCACGCTGACGACGCTGACCGGGCGCGGCATCGTCGAGCCGGCCCTGACCACCGGCGTCGTGCGCGGCGACCGGGCCGCCATCGGACGGCTCGACCACACGATCCGCACCCGCGTGAAGACCAGCGCAGTCGCGCGCATCAAGATCTGGAACGCGGAGGGCAAGATCCTCTACTCGGACGAGCCGCGCCTGATCGGGCGAACGTTCCCGCTCGGCGAAGACGAGCGTCGGGCGCTTCGAAGCGAGACGACGGCGACCGACGCGACCAGCCTGAACTCGCCGGAGAACGCCTACGATCGCAAGCTGGGCTCGCTGACGTCGGTGTACCTCGGGCTTCGCGCGCAGGACGGGACCCCCGTGCTCTACGAGGAGTACCTGCGCTCGAGCGCGATCGCCGGCGACAGCCGCGGCGTCGCCCGCCTGTTCGCTCCGGTCGGCATCGTCGCCCTGCTGGTGCTTGCACTGCTCCAGCTGCCGCTCGCCTGGCGCATGGCGCGGCGGATCCGCAGCGCGCAGCGCGACCGAGAGCTGTTCCTCCAGCGCGCCGTCGACGCATCGTCGACCGAGCGGCGCGCGATCGCCGCCGGGCTCCACGACGGCGTCGTGCAGGAGCTGGCCGGACATTCCTTCCGCATGGCGGCCGCGCTCGAGGGGCACCGACCCGAGGCCGAGCTGCGCGAGGCGCTCGACGACGCCGCCTCCGGCACGCGAAACGCGATCCGACAGCTGCGCTCCCTGCTGCTCGAGATCTATCCGCCTGCGCTGGAGGAGCAGGGGCTGGCGGCGGCACTGCCCGACCTGGCGGCGCCGCTGACGGCACGGGGCGTCGACGTGTCCGTGGACATCGACCCCGGCCTGCGGCTCCCCACGGGAGTCGAGCAGCTGGTGTTCCGCACGGCGCAGGAGGCGCTGCGCAACGCCGGGTCGCACGCCGCCGCCGGCCACGTGGGCGTCGAGGTGCACAGCGCCGACGGCCACGTCACGCTGCGTGTCCGCGACGACGGCCGCGGCTTCGACCCGGCGCACCTCGCCGCGCTCCGCGGCGAGGGCCACTTCGGTCTCTCGATGCTGAGCGAGCTGTCCGACTCGGCGGGAGGCGAGCTGCGCGTGACCTCGGAGCCAGGACGGGGCACGCTGGTCGAGCTCGAGGTGCCGGTGCGGTGA
- a CDS encoding response regulator transcription factor has product MIRVLVVDDHTIVRDGLVQLLASDPGIDVVGSAGDGQAAVRLAAEAEPDVVLMDLSMPGMGGIEATRLIGEGGSSAQVLVLTSFLDRDRVVEALEAGAIGYLLKDAEPAELIRAIHAAARGESPLDPRAARTMLSAQRTAGPLEALTDREREVLSLVADGLPNKQIGRRLGISEKTVKAHLTSAFRTIGVDDRVQAGLWARRQGL; this is encoded by the coding sequence GTGATACGCGTCCTCGTCGTCGACGACCACACCATCGTGCGCGACGGGCTCGTGCAGCTGCTTGCATCGGACCCCGGGATCGACGTCGTCGGATCCGCCGGCGACGGCCAGGCCGCCGTCCGACTTGCGGCCGAGGCAGAGCCGGACGTCGTGCTCATGGACCTCTCGATGCCGGGCATGGGCGGGATCGAGGCGACGCGGCTGATCGGCGAGGGCGGATCGTCCGCCCAGGTGCTCGTCCTGACCTCGTTCCTGGACCGCGACCGGGTGGTCGAGGCCCTGGAGGCGGGCGCGATCGGCTACCTGCTGAAGGATGCCGAGCCGGCCGAGCTGATCCGGGCGATCCACGCGGCCGCCCGCGGCGAGTCGCCGCTGGATCCACGCGCCGCGCGGACGATGCTCTCCGCGCAGCGCACCGCCGGCCCGCTGGAGGCGCTGACCGACCGCGAGCGCGAGGTGCTGTCGCTCGTCGCCGACGGCCTGCCGAACAAGCAGATCGGCCGCCGCCTGGGGATCAGCGAGAAGACGGTGAAAGCCCACCTGACCAGCGCGTTTCGCACGATCGGCGTCGACGACCGGGTACAGGCCGGCCTGTGGGCGCGGCGGCAGGGGCTGTGA
- the ligD gene encoding non-homologous end-joining DNA ligase, producing the protein MAKGDAAEIEAAGRTLVLSSPAKTFFPERGETKLDLARYYVAVEEPLMRALGGRPVLMERYPDGAGGSSFFQKRVPKNAPEWLQTTTVQTPNGTPSEALVAADVAHIVWAVNLGCIGLHVWPYRAADPEHADQLRIDLDPSPGVTLEMVKEAAVETRALLSELGLEGVPKTTGRSGIHVYLELTAEQDSIVVRQAAVALARELERRRPDLVTAAWWKEERGRRVFVDFNQNAPHKTVLGAWTVRPRVGAQVSTPFAWDELESVDPDAFTIATVPGRVQASGDPWAASERSPQRLEPLLELHRRDMASGLMDAPWPPVYPKMPNEPARVAPSRARKP; encoded by the coding sequence ATGGCGAAGGGGGACGCAGCGGAGATCGAGGCAGCCGGACGGACGCTCGTCCTCTCCAGCCCCGCGAAGACCTTCTTTCCGGAACGCGGCGAGACCAAACTCGATCTCGCTCGCTACTACGTCGCCGTGGAGGAGCCGCTGATGCGGGCCCTCGGCGGCCGCCCGGTCCTGATGGAGCGGTATCCCGACGGCGCCGGCGGCTCCTCGTTCTTCCAGAAGCGCGTCCCGAAGAACGCGCCGGAGTGGCTTCAGACGACCACCGTGCAGACGCCGAACGGCACGCCCTCGGAGGCGCTGGTTGCAGCGGACGTCGCGCACATCGTCTGGGCGGTCAACCTCGGCTGCATCGGGCTGCACGTCTGGCCGTACCGCGCCGCCGACCCCGAGCACGCCGACCAGCTGCGCATCGACCTCGACCCGTCGCCCGGCGTGACGCTCGAGATGGTCAAGGAGGCCGCGGTCGAGACGCGCGCACTGCTCTCGGAGCTCGGTCTCGAGGGCGTTCCGAAGACCACCGGCAGAAGCGGCATCCACGTCTACCTCGAGCTGACGGCGGAGCAGGACTCGATCGTGGTACGGCAGGCGGCCGTGGCCCTGGCCCGCGAGCTCGAGCGCCGGCGCCCGGACCTCGTCACAGCGGCATGGTGGAAGGAGGAGCGCGGGCGCAGGGTGTTCGTCGACTTCAACCAGAACGCGCCGCACAAGACGGTGCTCGGGGCGTGGACCGTCCGGCCGCGGGTCGGGGCGCAGGTGTCCACGCCGTTCGCCTGGGACGAGCTCGAGTCGGTCGACCCGGACGCCTTCACGATCGCGACTGTGCCGGGCCGCGTGCAGGCGTCGGGGGATCCGTGGGCCGCGTCGGAGCGGTCGCCGCAGCGCCTGGAGCCGCTGCTCGAGCTGCACCGGCGCGACATGGCGTCCGGGCTCATGGACGCGCCGTGGCCTCCGGTCTATCCGAAGATGCCGAACGAGCCCGCGCGGGTTGCGCCGAGCCGCGCGCGCAAGCCCTGA
- a CDS encoding MFS transporter — MHPDLDRVVRRNTRLLSAVNAVNSVVLQLAAAVSSLTFVLVTGHHGLLGLGPAIFLTSSGLTAVVAGRSMDRFGRRPVLAAGFVTLSAGCALNALAASTRSVPALLLGFVLIGTGMATSLLIRTAAGDMYQPESRARGISYVLFGSVFGAVLGPAVFSPMFAGREVSASVLTVPWLAASGVSLLALGVVQLVRPDPREIGTLLGGRRGDAPAAPAAPLGEILRRPGVLPALAAGLASFAVMVSVMNLTGYVVVEMHHHSQDSVFPIIGAHVLGMYALVLVVGGLIDRIGRAPALSGGLAVMAACALSLQWVSGVPATAALLFGLGIGWNVSFVAATAQMADLTSAVERGTLLGFNDLVAALLGAAMALIGGYGLETSGVGALAVGAALIALSPVAWILWLQPPREVTLER; from the coding sequence ATGCATCCCGATCTCGATCGCGTGGTGCGGCGAAACACCCGGCTGCTCTCGGCCGTCAACGCGGTCAACTCGGTCGTGCTGCAGCTGGCCGCCGCGGTGTCATCCCTGACGTTCGTGCTGGTGACCGGCCATCACGGCCTGCTCGGGCTCGGCCCGGCCATCTTCCTGACGTCGTCGGGGCTGACGGCTGTCGTCGCCGGCCGCTCGATGGACCGCTTCGGCCGCCGGCCGGTGCTCGCGGCCGGATTCGTCACGCTGTCGGCGGGCTGTGCGCTGAACGCGCTCGCGGCGAGCACGCGGTCGGTGCCGGCCCTGCTGCTGGGATTCGTCCTGATCGGGACCGGCATGGCGACGTCGCTGCTGATCCGCACCGCCGCCGGCGACATGTACCAGCCGGAGAGCCGAGCACGCGGGATCTCCTACGTGCTGTTCGGCTCCGTGTTCGGCGCGGTGCTCGGGCCGGCGGTGTTCAGCCCGATGTTCGCCGGCCGGGAGGTCAGCGCGAGCGTCCTCACCGTGCCATGGCTGGCCGCCTCGGGGGTGTCGCTGCTGGCGCTGGGGGTGGTCCAGCTGGTGCGGCCGGATCCGCGCGAGATCGGCACGCTGCTCGGAGGGCGACGCGGCGACGCGCCCGCCGCACCGGCCGCGCCGCTCGGCGAGATCCTGCGACGGCCGGGCGTGCTGCCGGCGCTGGCCGCCGGTCTGGCGAGCTTTGCCGTGATGGTGTCGGTGATGAACCTCACCGGCTACGTCGTCGTCGAGATGCACCACCACAGCCAGGATTCCGTCTTCCCCATCATCGGTGCGCACGTGCTGGGGATGTACGCGCTCGTGCTCGTCGTCGGCGGCCTGATCGACCGGATCGGACGCGCGCCGGCGCTCTCCGGCGGGCTCGCCGTGATGGCGGCGTGCGCGCTCTCGCTGCAGTGGGTGAGCGGCGTGCCGGCCACCGCCGCGCTGCTGTTCGGGCTCGGCATCGGCTGGAACGTCTCGTTCGTCGCGGCGACGGCTCAGATGGCCGATCTGACGAGCGCCGTCGAGCGGGGAACGCTGCTCGGGTTCAACGATCTGGTGGCCGCGCTGCTCGGCGCCGCGATGGCGCTGATCGGCGGCTACGGGCTCGAGACGTCCGGAGTCGGCGCGCTCGCGGTCGGCGCGGCGCTGATCGCGCTGTCTCCGGTGGCGTGGATCCTGTGGCTGCAGCCGCCGCGCGAGGTCACGCTCGAGCGCTAG
- a CDS encoding YdeI/OmpD-associated family protein: MSAEEALRGLPVMTFTSAAEWSGWLERHAAESPGLWVKFARAGSGIASVTHPEALEQALRHGWIDGQRRRLDERWWLQRFGPRSARSTWSKVNRAAAERLIEEGRMFPGGLREVERARADGRWERAYDAQSAARVPRDLAAAFALRPEAKAFFETLDSRNRYSVLHRIETAKRPETRARRIDTFVEMLARGEKLHP, translated from the coding sequence ATGTCTGCGGAGGAGGCGCTTCGCGGGCTGCCGGTGATGACGTTCACGTCGGCCGCCGAGTGGAGCGGCTGGCTGGAGCGGCACGCGGCCGAGTCGCCGGGGCTGTGGGTGAAGTTTGCCCGGGCGGGAAGCGGGATCGCCTCGGTGACGCACCCCGAGGCGCTCGAGCAGGCGTTGCGGCATGGCTGGATCGACGGTCAGCGCCGGCGTCTCGACGAGCGGTGGTGGCTGCAGCGGTTCGGCCCGCGCTCGGCGCGGAGCACATGGTCGAAGGTGAACCGCGCCGCCGCCGAGCGCCTGATCGAGGAGGGGCGCATGTTCCCCGGCGGCCTTCGCGAGGTGGAGCGGGCGCGGGCCGACGGCCGCTGGGAACGCGCCTACGACGCGCAGAGCGCCGCGCGGGTGCCCCGGGACCTCGCCGCGGCGTTTGCCCTTCGCCCGGAGGCAAAGGCATTCTTCGAGACGCTCGACAGCCGCAACCGCTACTCCGTGCTGCACCGTATCGAGACGGCCAAGCGGCCGGAGACGCGCGCCCGCCGGATCGACACGTTCGTCGAGATGCTGGCGCGCGGCGAGAAGCTCCACCCCTAG
- a CDS encoding FAD-dependent oxidoreductase, giving the protein MVQTSPDRAQVVVIGGGVTGCSVAYHLAQAGWRDVLLVEKAQLTSGSTCHAAGLVTQFNPSPTMMRFRRYSVELYERLGVFDRLGSLRIAASPESLVELERGASRARGIGLDVHVLSPAEALERMPEASGDHLCGAIWVDADGCVDPHTATHALADAARELGVRIALHTLVTGIELDERRSVRAVVTAGGRIEADHVVNACGLWAPQVSAMVGAFTPSVPVDHQHIALAAVEGHELPRDMPCFRDTDNLVYGRSEAGGVLFGGYEPNPVSRWQDGAPWDHAGANLPADEQRFAQLWSGAARRFPFLEDAGMVTLECHPDAMTPDGNPLLGPMPGVRGYWMAAGLSLNGFGGAGGIGKSIAEWMTAGEAELDTHGMRAWRFGDAYRRPGQVDAAGREVYRYYYRLRYPDDHDEWGRPNRLSPLHGRLQDAGAVFGVKNGWERADHLRPGRPWRRAGADQRGYGWTSPPWFDAVADEHRAVRERVALIDMTSFGKIELEGPGALPLLERVCDNRIDRPAGRVVYTQFLNLRGGIVADVTVTRLAEQRFRVITGAGVVESDMGWLELHRRAEDGDLAIREVTEQLAVVGIWGPRARDVVAACTDDDVSGEAIPFRAAREIRIGAPVLAQRITYVGELGFELYADRADAVQVWDRLAEAGAEHGLRVAGYRALDTLRIEKGYRYMGSDLTAGDTPYAAGLGFCVSGEKDFVGREALAGHEQPQTRIRTLLVGGEDYQALYGGEAVLLDGSTAGRVRSAAYGHTVRRNVVYAYLPSGIDESAAIEVEVLGRPVAAELAADVLVDPDNDRVRA; this is encoded by the coding sequence GTGGTCCAGACCAGTCCCGACCGAGCACAGGTCGTCGTCATCGGCGGCGGAGTCACAGGCTGCAGCGTGGCCTACCACCTCGCGCAGGCGGGATGGCGGGACGTGCTGCTCGTGGAGAAGGCACAGCTGACCAGCGGCTCGACGTGCCACGCCGCCGGCCTGGTCACGCAGTTCAACCCGTCCCCGACGATGATGCGGTTCCGGCGCTACAGCGTGGAGCTGTACGAGCGGCTGGGCGTGTTCGACCGGCTCGGCAGCCTGCGGATCGCCGCCTCGCCCGAGAGCCTGGTCGAGCTGGAGCGCGGTGCGAGCCGGGCGCGCGGCATCGGTCTCGACGTCCACGTGCTGTCTCCGGCGGAGGCGCTCGAGCGGATGCCGGAGGCGAGTGGAGACCACCTCTGCGGCGCGATCTGGGTCGACGCCGACGGCTGCGTCGACCCGCACACCGCCACGCACGCGCTCGCCGACGCGGCCCGCGAGCTCGGCGTCCGCATCGCGCTGCACACGCTCGTCACCGGAATCGAGCTGGACGAGCGGCGAAGCGTGCGCGCGGTCGTCACGGCCGGCGGCCGGATCGAGGCCGACCACGTGGTGAACGCGTGCGGACTCTGGGCGCCGCAGGTCTCTGCGATGGTCGGCGCCTTCACGCCGTCGGTGCCCGTGGACCACCAGCACATCGCGCTGGCCGCGGTCGAGGGGCACGAGCTGCCGCGCGACATGCCGTGCTTCCGCGACACCGACAACCTGGTCTACGGACGGTCCGAGGCCGGCGGCGTGCTGTTCGGCGGGTACGAGCCCAACCCGGTGTCCCGGTGGCAGGACGGCGCGCCGTGGGATCACGCGGGGGCGAACCTGCCCGCCGACGAGCAGCGGTTCGCGCAGCTGTGGAGCGGCGCGGCCCGGCGGTTCCCGTTCCTCGAGGACGCCGGCATGGTGACGCTCGAGTGCCATCCCGACGCGATGACGCCCGATGGCAACCCGTTGCTCGGCCCCATGCCCGGTGTCCGCGGCTACTGGATGGCGGCCGGCCTGTCCCTGAACGGGTTCGGTGGGGCCGGGGGCATCGGCAAGTCGATCGCCGAGTGGATGACGGCCGGCGAGGCCGAGCTTGACACGCACGGGATGCGGGCGTGGCGGTTTGGGGATGCGTACCGGCGACCCGGCCAGGTCGACGCCGCCGGCCGCGAGGTCTACCGCTACTACTACCGGCTGCGCTACCCGGACGACCACGACGAGTGGGGGCGCCCGAACAGGCTCAGCCCGCTGCACGGGCGCCTGCAGGATGCCGGGGCCGTGTTCGGCGTCAAGAACGGCTGGGAGCGGGCCGACCACCTGCGGCCCGGCCGGCCGTGGCGGCGCGCCGGGGCCGATCAGCGCGGATACGGCTGGACGTCGCCGCCCTGGTTCGACGCGGTCGCTGACGAGCATCGGGCCGTGCGCGAGCGCGTCGCGCTGATCGACATGACGTCGTTCGGGAAGATCGAGCTGGAGGGGCCGGGCGCCCTGCCGCTGCTGGAGCGGGTGTGCGACAACCGCATCGACCGGCCGGCCGGGCGCGTGGTCTACACGCAGTTCCTCAACCTGCGCGGAGGGATCGTTGCGGACGTGACCGTCACCCGGCTGGCCGAGCAGCGGTTCCGGGTGATCACCGGCGCCGGCGTGGTCGAGTCGGACATGGGGTGGCTGGAGCTGCACCGCAGGGCGGAGGACGGCGACCTCGCGATCCGTGAGGTGACCGAGCAGCTGGCGGTCGTCGGGATCTGGGGGCCGCGCGCGCGCGACGTGGTCGCGGCGTGCACGGATGACGACGTCTCCGGCGAGGCGATCCCGTTCCGGGCGGCGCGCGAGATCCGCATCGGCGCGCCGGTGCTGGCGCAGCGGATCACCTACGTGGGCGAGCTGGGGTTCGAGCTGTACGCGGACCGGGCCGACGCCGTGCAGGTCTGGGACCGGCTGGCCGAGGCCGGGGCGGAGCACGGGCTGCGCGTCGCGGGGTACCGGGCGCTCGACACGCTGCGGATCGAAAAGGGCTACCGCTACATGGGCAGCGACCTGACGGCGGGCGACACGCCGTACGCGGCCGGCCTCGGCTTCTGCGTCTCGGGGGAGAAGGATTTCGTCGGGCGCGAGGCGCTGGCCGGGCACGAGCAGCCGCAGACGAGGATCCGCACGCTGCTGGTCGGCGGGGAGGACTACCAGGCGCTGTACGGCGGGGAGGCGGTGCTGCTCGACGGCTCGACGGCCGGGCGCGTTCGCAGCGCGGCATACGGGCACACCGTGCGGCGCAACGTGGTGTACGCCTACCTGCCCTCGGGCATCGACGAGAGCGCGGCGATCGAGGTCGAGGTCCTGGGCCGGCCGGTTGCGGCCGAGCTGGCGGCCGACGTCCTCGTCGATCCGGACAACGACCGCGTCCGCGCCTGA
- a CDS encoding choline/ethanolamine kinase family protein has protein sequence MPVEDAIDALVDVVPELRGERTVSELAGGLTNTNYKVETAAGAFVVRISAKDAGLLAIDRENEYQNTVAAADAGVGARVVGYVPERSLMVLEFIEGRPQSAEDLRSGDKVDMIAQACRRLHGARRFRDDFNMFDIQRRYLTLVQERGFRLPERYLEFEPAVRDIERAMAVRDDGTVPCNNDLLAENFIDVGGEFRLIDYEYSGNNDACFELGNVWSESNLSLDQLEQLVTAYYGRPLRNKVARARLWGLMSKYGWTLWASIQDGVSDIDFDFWEWGMEKYRRATAEFDGPDFPQLLEDVTRPD, from the coding sequence ATGCCGGTGGAAGACGCCATCGACGCGCTCGTCGACGTGGTGCCCGAGCTGCGCGGCGAGCGCACGGTGTCCGAGCTGGCGGGAGGCCTCACGAACACGAACTACAAGGTCGAGACGGCCGCCGGCGCGTTCGTCGTGCGCATCTCGGCCAAGGACGCCGGCCTGCTGGCCATCGATCGCGAGAACGAGTACCAGAACACCGTCGCCGCCGCTGACGCCGGTGTCGGCGCCCGGGTTGTGGGATACGTTCCCGAGCGCTCGCTGATGGTGCTGGAGTTCATCGAGGGCCGGCCGCAGAGCGCGGAGGACCTGCGCAGCGGAGACAAGGTCGACATGATCGCGCAGGCCTGCAGGCGGCTCCACGGCGCCCGCCGGTTTCGCGACGACTTCAACATGTTCGACATCCAGCGCCGGTACCTGACGCTGGTGCAGGAGCGCGGCTTCCGGCTGCCGGAGCGGTACCTTGAGTTCGAGCCCGCCGTGCGAGACATCGAGCGGGCAATGGCTGTGCGGGACGACGGCACCGTGCCGTGCAACAACGACCTGCTGGCCGAGAACTTCATCGACGTGGGCGGGGAGTTCCGTCTGATCGACTACGAGTACTCGGGCAACAACGACGCCTGCTTCGAGCTTGGAAACGTCTGGAGCGAGTCGAACCTGTCGCTCGACCAGCTCGAGCAGCTGGTCACCGCGTACTACGGCCGGCCGCTCCGCAACAAGGTTGCGCGGGCGCGGCTGTGGGGGCTGATGTCGAAGTACGGCTGGACGCTGTGGGCGTCGATCCAGGACGGCGTGTCGGACATCGACTTCGACTTCTGGGAATGGGGCATGGAGAAGTACCGGCGGGCAACCGCCGAGTTCGACGGCCCCGACTTCCCGCAGCTGCTGGAGGATGTCACCCGGCCGGACTGA
- a CDS encoding aminotransferase class I/II-fold pyridoxal phosphate-dependent enzyme codes for MDRQDRSPLSVDAETMRRIGYRTIDMLVDRLTGDPGPVVRSADPARLREAISIDPPERPAGYDDILADLEREVLPYVARISHPGYLAFIPGEGTWPGALGDLIASALNLDTCWWLGASGPAALELVVLDWIRTWVGYPQTAGGVLVSGGSAANLTALACARESLVGSMTPDAVVYLSDQAHVSLAKGARALGFRSDRVRIVASDAAGRMRCDALRGAVETDLAAGLRPLIVVANAGSTTVAAVDPFTELAALCAEHGLWLHVDGAYGAFACLTERGREALAGMELADSITLDPHKWFYQPVEMGALLVRDGRLLRRAFEISHDYLDDVQAEAHEVNFSDLGLQLTRTSRALKLWISVRYFGLAAFREAIDRCLDLAEHAEQRIEAEPELELVTPASLGVVTFRRRTPGVDDEAAIDRITAELAAATTADGRVFLSTGQVRGRLALRLCVLNHSTTKEIVDLALDLVARAPVDPGAPASAPLERDAALDAGWLAGRPLDAEMLRALPLFAALGDDQVRQLLSRVRERRAGPDEVVIGQWQAGRDLFVLLSGEVRVLDGERELATLGPGEFFGEMAALDWGASFGRTRAATVVARAPSRMAVLDWELVNWLVQSSPSFGEQVEQVARRRMAAL; via the coding sequence ATGGATCGACAGGACCGTTCGCCGCTCTCCGTCGACGCCGAGACGATGCGCCGGATCGGCTACCGCACCATCGACATGCTCGTGGATCGCCTGACCGGCGATCCGGGGCCGGTGGTGCGGTCGGCCGACCCGGCGCGGCTGCGTGAGGCCATCTCCATCGACCCGCCCGAAAGGCCGGCCGGGTACGACGACATCCTGGCCGACCTGGAACGCGAGGTGCTGCCCTACGTCGCGCGTATCAGCCATCCCGGCTATCTGGCGTTCATCCCGGGTGAGGGGACGTGGCCCGGCGCGCTCGGCGACCTGATCGCCAGTGCGCTCAATCTGGACACGTGCTGGTGGCTGGGGGCCTCCGGCCCGGCGGCTCTCGAGCTGGTGGTGCTGGACTGGATCCGCACATGGGTCGGGTATCCCCAGACCGCCGGCGGCGTGCTGGTGTCGGGTGGCTCGGCGGCGAACCTGACGGCTCTGGCGTGCGCGCGGGAATCGCTGGTCGGCTCGATGACGCCCGATGCCGTCGTCTATCTCAGCGACCAGGCGCACGTGTCGCTCGCCAAGGGCGCCCGCGCGCTCGGCTTCCGGTCGGACCGCGTGCGCATCGTCGCAAGCGACGCCGCGGGGCGCATGCGGTGCGATGCGCTGCGTGGAGCCGTGGAAACGGATCTGGCGGCCGGGCTGCGGCCCCTGATCGTCGTCGCCAACGCGGGCAGCACCACCGTTGCGGCGGTCGATCCCTTCACCGAGCTCGCCGCGCTCTGCGCCGAGCATGGGTTGTGGCTGCACGTGGACGGAGCGTACGGTGCCTTCGCATGCCTCACGGAGCGAGGTCGCGAGGCGCTGGCGGGTATGGAGCTGGCCGACTCGATCACCCTGGACCCGCACAAGTGGTTCTACCAGCCCGTCGAGATGGGCGCCCTGCTCGTCCGCGACGGCCGCCTGCTGCGGCGGGCGTTCGAGATCTCACATGACTACCTGGACGATGTTCAGGCGGAGGCGCACGAGGTCAACTTCTCGGACCTGGGTCTGCAGCTCACGCGCACGAGCAGGGCGCTCAAGCTGTGGATCTCGGTGCGCTACTTCGGGCTGGCCGCGTTCAGGGAGGCGATCGATCGCTGCCTCGACCTCGCCGAGCATGCCGAGCAGCGGATCGAGGCAGAACCGGAGCTCGAGCTGGTCACGCCGGCGTCGCTGGGCGTCGTCACGTTCCGGCGCCGCACGCCGGGGGTCGACGACGAGGCGGCGATCGACCGGATCACCGCGGAGCTGGCGGCGGCGACGACCGCCGACGGCCGCGTCTTCCTGTCGACGGGACAGGTGCGCGGGCGGCTTGCGCTTCGGCTGTGCGTCCTGAACCATTCGACCACGAAGGAGATCGTCGACCTGGCACTCGACCTGGTTGCACGTGCTCCCGTCGACCCGGGAGCGCCGGCATCGGCGCCGCTCGAACGCGACGCGGCGCTCGACGCAGGATGGCTGGCCGGCCGGCCGCTGGACGCGGAGATGCTGCGGGCCCTGCCGCTGTTCGCCGCGCTCGGAGACGACCAGGTGCGGCAGCTGCTCTCGCGCGTGCGGGAACGACGAGCGGGGCCGGACGAGGTGGTGATCGGCCAGTGGCAGGCGGGGCGCGACCTGTTCGTCCTGCTGTCCGGCGAGGTGCGCGTCCTCGACGGCGAGCGCGAGCTGGCGACGCTCGGGCCGGGCGAGTTCTTCGGTGAGATGGCTGCGCTCGACTGGGGCGCGAGCTTCGGGCGCACGCGCGCGGCGACCGTGGTGGCGCGGGCGCCGTCGCGCATGGCGGTGCTCGACTGGGAACTGGTCAACTGGCTCGTCCAGTCGTCGCCGTCGTTCGGTGAGCAGGTGGAGCAGGTCGCCCGCCGCCGCATGGCGGCGCTGTGA